The following proteins are co-located in the Methanomassiliicoccales archaeon genome:
- a CDS encoding DNA-binding protein, whose product MQKDEITPHVDELARVLEGKVDRKEIQEELEIYLNEYRVTLESAKRGIVRKYGGDPRLLIRQDRKKINEVGPTEQNVDILVRVVSVNEKELEREGDIRTILYGIFADETGTLSYTAWEGDRFDFGRGDVILIRNAYTKEWNGNTQINLGNRAFVEKQDPGSLPLMEDFGPVFSGGGDITLSQLQDGMNGINVTGRILSVESREVTVQGEPRILFSGTIADESGKAQFTAWHDFDLKEGEVVKIENAYTRSWRGIPQLNFGERAKVQRVEKSLPSEFELSSPFARSVADMERIGGGIDVSIKGVVVDIKRGSGLIFRCPECNRQVQSGSCRIHGKVEAIPDLRIKAVLDDGEGSLTAIINREVTERLLGITLDDALTKARAAMDQEIVKEDMEDLLLPSPVELRGNVTSDEFGLMMIVTDARFMRDDVKGEAKTLLELLGV is encoded by the coding sequence ATGCAGAAGGATGAAATTACACCCCATGTAGATGAACTTGCCAGGGTGTTGGAAGGAAAGGTTGACAGGAAAGAGATCCAGGAAGAACTGGAGATCTATTTGAATGAGTATAGAGTGACCCTCGAGTCCGCAAAGAGGGGCATCGTTCGAAAGTACGGTGGGGACCCCCGCCTTCTGATCAGACAGGACAGAAAGAAGATAAACGAGGTAGGCCCGACCGAGCAGAACGTCGATATTCTGGTCAGGGTCGTGTCCGTCAACGAGAAGGAACTCGAGAGGGAAGGAGATATCAGGACGATCCTCTACGGCATTTTCGCCGACGAGACGGGCACACTGTCTTATACCGCCTGGGAGGGAGATCGGTTCGACTTCGGACGGGGCGATGTGATCCTAATAAGGAACGCCTATACAAAGGAATGGAACGGCAACACTCAGATCAATCTGGGAAACCGAGCGTTCGTCGAGAAGCAGGATCCCGGCTCTCTACCCCTAATGGAAGACTTCGGCCCGGTGTTCTCTGGAGGCGGAGATATCACACTATCACAGCTCCAGGATGGAATGAACGGCATCAATGTCACGGGAAGGATCCTCTCTGTAGAGAGTAGGGAAGTGACCGTTCAGGGTGAGCCGCGAATCCTTTTTTCGGGAACAATTGCCGATGAATCCGGAAAAGCCCAGTTTACAGCCTGGCATGATTTCGACCTTAAAGAGGGCGAGGTCGTGAAGATCGAAAACGCCTACACGAGGAGCTGGAGGGGGATCCCCCAGTTGAACTTCGGTGAGAGGGCAAAGGTTCAGAGAGTAGAGAAGAGTCTCCCCTCAGAGTTCGAGCTATCATCTCCCTTCGCTAGAAGCGTGGCAGACATGGAGCGTATCGGTGGGGGGATCGACGTCTCGATCAAGGGAGTAGTGGTGGATATAAAGAGAGGATCGGGGCTCATCTTCAGGTGCCCAGAGTGCAACCGCCAGGTTCAATCAGGCAGCTGCAGGATCCACGGAAAGGTTGAAGCGATCCCTGATCTTAGAATTAAAGCCGTCCTTGACGACGGTGAGGGAAGCCTGACAGCCATCATCAACAGGGAGGTAACGGAACGACTCCTTGGAATCACCCTAGATGATGCCCTTACCAAGGCAAGGGCTGCAATGGACCAGGAGATCGTTAAGGAGGATATGGAAGATCTGCTACTCCCCTCGCCCGTCGAACTCAGAGGCAATGTCACGAGCGACGAGTTTGGGCTGATGATGATCGTCACCGACGCCAGGTTTATGAGAGACGATGTGAAGGGCGAGGCGAAAACTCTCCTTGAACTGCTGGGGGTCTGA
- a CDS encoding formate--phosphoribosylaminoimidazolecarboxamide ligase yields MVPKERILGILDDYDKDDVVVATLCSHSSLQIFHGAKMEGFKTLGIAVDQNTKFYDAFPLGKPDEILRLGSYSDMLDMTDEFIDRNAIIIPHGSFVEYMGHERFESFEVPTYGNRQVLHWESDREKEREWLISAGISMPRKLNDPTQIDRPVLVKYHGAKGGRGFFIAKDYPDFKLGIDHTQPYTIQEYILGTRYYLHYFFSPIKSGGYRTGNGSLELLSIDRRDESNIDEMYKLGAQEELKKHGFFPSFVVTGNIPVVVRESLLPKIFEMGEKVVTRSQELFGGMIGPFCLESIVTDKLEFKVFEISSRIVAGTNPFISGSPYSDMIEPGMSTGRRIAKEIREAVDGDLLGRIIT; encoded by the coding sequence ATGGTTCCAAAGGAGAGGATCCTTGGCATCCTTGATGATTATGACAAGGACGACGTTGTAGTAGCTACACTGTGCTCTCATTCTTCTCTTCAGATTTTCCACGGAGCCAAGATGGAGGGGTTCAAGACCCTGGGCATTGCCGTGGACCAGAATACAAAATTCTACGATGCCTTCCCACTGGGTAAACCAGATGAGATATTGCGTCTAGGCAGCTACTCCGATATGCTGGACATGACGGACGAGTTCATCGACAGAAATGCCATAATCATCCCCCACGGATCTTTCGTGGAATATATGGGCCATGAGAGGTTCGAGAGCTTCGAGGTACCAACGTATGGAAACAGGCAAGTACTCCACTGGGAGAGCGACCGGGAGAAGGAGAGGGAATGGCTCATCTCCGCCGGGATCAGCATGCCCAGGAAGCTCAACGATCCCACACAGATCGACAGGCCAGTTCTTGTCAAGTACCACGGCGCAAAGGGCGGTAGGGGTTTCTTCATAGCCAAGGACTACCCTGATTTCAAGCTTGGAATTGACCATACCCAGCCTTACACCATTCAAGAATACATCCTTGGGACCAGGTATTATCTTCATTATTTCTTCTCACCCATCAAATCTGGCGGTTACCGCACGGGCAACGGATCGCTGGAGCTTCTATCCATTGACCGGCGTGACGAGAGCAACATCGATGAGATGTACAAGCTGGGTGCCCAGGAGGAGCTGAAGAAGCACGGTTTCTTCCCGTCTTTCGTGGTGACTGGCAATATTCCCGTGGTGGTGAGGGAGAGCCTGCTGCCCAAGATCTTCGAGATGGGGGAGAAGGTCGTAACGAGGTCACAGGAGCTTTTTGGAGGGATGATAGGTCCCTTCTGTCTCGAGTCCATCGTTACGGACAAGTTGGAGTTCAAGGTGTTCGAGATATCTTCCAGAATTGTTGCTGGCACCAACCCCTTCATATCAGGCTCACCCTACTCAGACATGATCGAGCCCGGGATGTCCACCGGTCGCAGGATCGCAAAGGAGATCAGGGAAGCCGTTGACGGTGATCTTCTTGGAAGAATCATAACATGA
- the pdxS gene encoding pyridoxal 5'-phosphate synthase lyase subunit PdxS: MPFELDMTNLRFGTELVKRGFAKMQQGGVVMDVTNADQAAIAEEAGAVAVMALERVPADIRAQGGVARMADPVKILEIMDVVTIPVMAKCRIGHFVEAQVLESLGVDMIDESEVLTPADPFYHVNKKEFTVPFVCGARDLGEALRRIDEGAAMIRTKGEAGTGNIVEAMRHQRQILGKVRELRGKNEEELWTIAREIEAPLYLVKEVADMQRLPVINFAAGGIATPADAAMMMQMGSDGVFVGSGIFKSTDPAPRAKAIVEAVTHFDDPRVIAEVSKNLGDAMPGLEIENISPESRLQERGW, translated from the coding sequence ATGCCATTCGAGCTAGACATGACCAACCTTCGCTTCGGCACCGAATTGGTGAAGAGAGGCTTCGCCAAGATGCAACAGGGCGGAGTGGTGATGGATGTGACAAACGCCGATCAGGCAGCCATCGCAGAGGAAGCTGGAGCGGTGGCGGTCATGGCGCTAGAGCGTGTCCCGGCCGACATCAGGGCCCAGGGGGGGGTCGCACGCATGGCCGACCCTGTGAAGATCTTGGAGATAATGGATGTGGTTACCATCCCGGTAATGGCCAAGTGCAGGATCGGCCACTTCGTAGAGGCGCAGGTCCTGGAGTCACTTGGAGTGGACATGATCGACGAGTCTGAGGTACTCACTCCTGCAGATCCATTCTATCATGTGAACAAGAAGGAATTCACCGTACCCTTTGTATGCGGTGCCAGGGACCTTGGCGAAGCCCTTCGCCGGATCGATGAGGGAGCAGCCATGATCCGGACCAAGGGCGAAGCTGGGACTGGCAATATCGTCGAGGCTATGAGGCACCAGAGACAGATATTGGGCAAGGTCAGGGAGCTCAGAGGAAAGAACGAGGAGGAGCTTTGGACCATTGCAAGGGAGATAGAGGCGCCCTTATATCTGGTCAAGGAAGTTGCCGATATGCAGCGCCTGCCTGTCATCAACTTCGCTGCTGGTGGTATAGCAACACCAGCAGATGCCGCAATGATGATGCAAATGGGATCAGATGGTGTCTTCGTTGGTTCTGGTATTTTTAAGTCGACCGATCCGGCGCCCCGGGCAAAGGCAATTGTGGAAGCAGTTACACACTTCGACGACCCTCGGGTAATTGCAGAGGTCTCAAAGAACCTCGGCGACGCAATGCCAGGCCTGGAGATCGAGAATATCAGTCCCGAATCCCGGCTTCAGGAGCGAGGCTGGTAG
- a CDS encoding pyridoxal phosphate-dependent aminotransferase — protein MVARRMGNMPESGTVKIANLVSRLKQEGRDVLSFSMGEPDFPTPENIMEAAKRALDEGFTHYTPSAGIPELRELVSRKSVRENNIPCNASNVLITPSKHAIFMSMLAIVNEGDEVIIPDPAWGTYDASIRLAGGKPRYAVLHQDNEFRMDPDAIAEIITPRTSMIVVNSPSNPTGSVLEQGDMKGIADLAKDHDITILSDEVYEHIVYEGEHISMASIDGMFDRTITVNGFSKTYAMTGWRLGWAIAPPEIFKELSKLQSHSVTCGVSFAQKGGIEALKGPQDSVASMKEEFRMRRDLVCDLIDEIPLLHCSKPKGAFYVFPSYDFEMNSEDFCTYLLEKANVGVTPGTAFGPNSEGHFRISYAASRESLQEGLERIKEALSKL, from the coding sequence ATGGTTGCGAGACGAATGGGCAATATGCCTGAATCAGGAACGGTGAAGATAGCCAACCTTGTTTCAAGATTGAAGCAGGAAGGCAGGGACGTTCTTTCCTTTTCAATGGGAGAGCCCGATTTCCCCACCCCAGAGAATATAATGGAAGCTGCAAAGAGGGCTCTGGACGAAGGGTTCACACACTACACTCCCTCGGCCGGAATCCCCGAGCTGAGAGAACTGGTGTCGAGGAAAAGCGTCAGGGAGAATAACATTCCCTGCAACGCCTCTAACGTTCTTATCACTCCCTCCAAGCACGCCATCTTCATGAGCATGCTTGCCATAGTGAACGAGGGGGACGAGGTCATCATACCAGACCCTGCTTGGGGTACCTACGACGCATCCATCAGGTTAGCAGGTGGGAAGCCAAGATATGCCGTCCTCCATCAGGACAACGAGTTCAGAATGGACCCCGACGCCATTGCCGAAATCATCACACCCAGAACAAGCATGATCGTGGTCAACTCTCCATCCAACCCCACGGGTTCAGTGCTCGAACAAGGGGATATGAAGGGGATAGCCGACCTAGCGAAGGATCACGACATCACCATTCTATCGGATGAGGTGTACGAGCACATCGTTTACGAGGGAGAGCACATATCCATGGCCTCCATCGATGGGATGTTCGACCGCACCATCACTGTGAACGGATTCTCCAAGACGTATGCGATGACGGGTTGGCGTCTAGGGTGGGCGATCGCCCCTCCCGAGATCTTCAAGGAGCTGAGCAAGCTGCAGTCCCACTCGGTTACATGCGGGGTTTCATTCGCCCAGAAGGGAGGAATAGAGGCGCTGAAAGGTCCCCAGGACTCGGTAGCTAGTATGAAGGAGGAGTTCCGGATGAGGAGGGATCTTGTCTGTGACCTTATCGACGAGATTCCATTGCTCCACTGCAGCAAACCAAAGGGCGCATTCTATGTCTTCCCGTCATACGATTTTGAGATGAACTCGGAGGATTTCTGCACCTATCTGCTTGAGAAAGCGAATGTCGGGGTGACACCGGGCACAGCATTTGGGCCCAACAGTGAGGGGCATTTCCGCATCTCGTATGCCGCCTCCAGGGAATCTCTACAGGAAGGGCTTGAAAGGATAAAGGAAGCGCTTTCCAAACTCTGA
- a CDS encoding Trm112 family protein — MKRELMEILACPVCKGHPLELEVWEEKDGDIVSGKIRCASCDIDYPIEGSIPNMLPPENR; from the coding sequence ATGAAAAGAGAGCTTATGGAAATTCTAGCTTGCCCCGTTTGCAAGGGTCATCCTCTGGAGCTCGAGGTCTGGGAGGAGAAGGACGGGGATATCGTCTCGGGGAAGATCAGATGCGCGAGTTGCGATATCGACTATCCCATCGAAGGCTCGATACCCAACATGCTCCCACCCGAGAACCGCTGA
- a CDS encoding Gfo/Idh/MocA family oxidoreductase — translation MKVGVLGVGSMGQNHARLYADVAELVGVFDVDKSTAKRVAERFRTKAFDSLDEFLAEVEAISICTPTVLHHDLANKAIETGVHFLLEKPFTGSSVRAEEICRLAEDRDIVVAAGFVERFNPVVSAAKEAVANNRFGEVISMASRRVSSLPSRIKDVGVIMDLAIHDIDVMRYITSSDVNSVYALGGKFSNSDFEDHINLLMEMENGIKCFVEANWLTPMKVRRVSLTCSQGFVDLDYMTQSLEVCSTRFQEIDPGDLFHLPLEQDVRRMSVRKEEPLRRELESFMRAVESRGRAEVDGWEAVADLRVCEAAYDSLKKGARVDVLSASF, via the coding sequence TTGAAGGTCGGGGTATTGGGCGTGGGTTCCATGGGTCAGAACCATGCACGCTTGTACGCGGACGTGGCCGAACTCGTGGGGGTCTTCGACGTTGATAAGAGCACCGCGAAAAGAGTCGCGGAAAGGTTCAGGACGAAGGCTTTCGATTCTCTTGATGAGTTCCTGGCAGAAGTGGAAGCTATCAGCATCTGTACCCCAACGGTCCTGCACCACGACCTCGCCAATAAAGCGATTGAAACCGGAGTTCATTTCTTGTTGGAGAAGCCCTTCACAGGTTCTTCGGTTAGGGCGGAAGAGATCTGCAGGCTTGCTGAAGATAGGGATATCGTTGTGGCCGCTGGCTTTGTGGAGCGCTTCAATCCTGTTGTCTCGGCTGCCAAGGAAGCGGTCGCCAATAATAGATTCGGGGAGGTCATCTCCATGGCCTCGAGGAGGGTTTCATCCCTTCCCAGCAGGATCAAGGATGTCGGGGTGATCATGGATCTGGCCATCCATGACATTGATGTGATGAGGTATATCACCTCTTCAGATGTGAACTCGGTCTACGCTCTTGGCGGGAAGTTCTCAAACAGCGATTTCGAGGATCACATTAACCTGCTGATGGAGATGGAGAACGGGATCAAATGCTTCGTGGAGGCCAACTGGCTCACACCGATGAAAGTCAGACGCGTCTCTCTAACATGCAGCCAGGGATTCGTCGATCTAGATTACATGACGCAGAGTTTGGAGGTCTGCTCCACCCGATTCCAGGAGATCGACCCGGGAGACCTGTTCCATCTACCGCTTGAACAGGATGTGAGGCGAATGTCAGTGAGGAAGGAAGAGCCTCTGAGGCGGGAACTAGAGTCATTCATGAGAGCTGTGGAGTCGAGGGGGAGGGCCGAGGTCGACGGCTGGGAGGCCGTGGCCGATCTAAGGGTTTGCGAAGCTGCATACGATTCCCTGAAGAAAGGCGCAAGAGTGGATGTCCTTTCGGCAAGTTTTTAA
- the ltaE gene encoding low-specificity L-threonine aldolase produces the protein MKVVDLRSDTVTLPTQEMIQSIIDAELGDDVSGEDPTVNKLENLAADMFGTEAALLVPSGTQSNLVSLMAHCRPGDEVIMEAESHVYFYEVGGMSAIAGLIPRLVKGKRGVFTPEQVQDAHRGYNIHFPNSSLVEIENTHNRAGGTIWKVEEVAAIARTAKDLDMAVHIDGARIFNAAVALNVSVKEYAREVDSISFCLSKGLAAPVGSLIVGDEDFIKRARKIRKMLGGGMRQAGIIAAPGIVALTKMVSRLEEDHRNARRLASGLESIQDLSIDMESVQTNIVVVDVSNTGMDSVSFAALAREKGVLVSIFGPRTVRFVTHYGIESTDIDETLSRIDSSF, from the coding sequence ATGAAGGTTGTTGATCTGCGGAGCGACACCGTGACCTTGCCCACACAGGAGATGATCCAGAGCATCATTGACGCTGAGCTTGGCGACGATGTGAGCGGGGAGGACCCCACCGTCAACAAGCTTGAGAATCTGGCCGCGGATATGTTTGGAACGGAAGCAGCCCTTCTTGTACCATCTGGGACCCAATCCAACCTGGTGAGCTTGATGGCACATTGCAGGCCTGGCGATGAGGTGATCATGGAGGCCGAGTCCCATGTCTATTTCTATGAGGTGGGAGGAATGTCTGCCATTGCCGGATTGATCCCAAGACTGGTCAAGGGGAAGAGGGGCGTCTTCACCCCCGAGCAGGTACAGGATGCTCACAGGGGATACAACATACACTTTCCCAATTCTTCTTTGGTCGAGATCGAGAACACACACAATCGAGCAGGCGGGACCATATGGAAAGTGGAAGAGGTGGCTGCTATTGCTAGGACGGCCAAAGATCTTGATATGGCCGTCCACATAGATGGCGCAAGAATCTTCAACGCCGCTGTAGCACTAAACGTATCGGTCAAGGAATACGCCCGTGAGGTGGACAGCATATCGTTCTGCCTGTCAAAAGGATTGGCCGCCCCGGTGGGATCATTAATTGTTGGGGATGAAGATTTCATCAAAAGGGCCAGGAAGATAAGGAAGATGCTTGGAGGAGGCATGAGGCAGGCAGGGATTATTGCCGCCCCAGGCATAGTGGCCTTGACCAAGATGGTCTCCAGGCTGGAGGAGGACCATAGAAACGCCAGAAGGCTCGCCTCAGGGCTCGAATCGATCCAGGATCTTTCAATAGACATGGAGTCGGTCCAGACTAACATCGTGGTGGTTGATGTGTCAAATACTGGAATGGACTCCGTCTCCTTCGCTGCCCTGGCCAGGGAAAAGGGCGTTCTGGTTTCCATCTTCGGACCTAGGACCGTGAGGTTCGTGACACATTACGGGATCGAATCCACGGACATCGATGAAACGCTGTCCAGGATAGACTCATCTTTTTGA
- a CDS encoding nucleotide sugar dehydrogenase yields MNEDTVSVVGLGYVGLPLACKLAESGVKVIGIDKDEIRVSHIHAGRNPLKGEEPGLDELLERVVSLGLLTASNNTSAISGTDAVFVCVNTPMEEKRKPNLEPLENAIRDIGRNMANGTLISIESTIPPGTMDGMVLPILEEESGLKAGKDFLLVHCPERVMPGRLLLNMSTYQRTLGGLDEESIKKARAYYSRLVDAEIHETDMLSAEITKTVENAYRDVQIAFANEIALACEELGADAFEIRKLVNTSPFRDMHYPGSGVGGHCIPKDPWLLVSSVSKDTTDLIPVARKINDMMPIHLAQLARIAMAEAGVDIEGARVTILGLGFLKDSGDTRNSPAKPIIDEFIEDSDVVVHDPYANEEYRAPLTKKLDEALDGSDCAIFVTDHTIYETLTLDFISSRMRTKVIVDGRDLFDAEMCENAGFYYSGIGKGRKSKRISKR; encoded by the coding sequence ATGAACGAGGACACGGTGTCGGTAGTTGGGCTGGGATACGTAGGTCTCCCGCTCGCCTGCAAGCTGGCAGAGAGCGGCGTTAAGGTCATTGGAATCGACAAGGACGAGATTCGGGTGTCCCACATCCATGCAGGCAGGAACCCGCTCAAGGGAGAGGAACCTGGATTGGACGAACTGCTGGAAAGGGTTGTGTCCTTAGGGCTTCTTACTGCCTCCAACAATACCTCCGCAATCTCTGGAACTGATGCGGTGTTCGTCTGCGTGAATACTCCAATGGAGGAGAAGAGAAAACCTAACTTGGAGCCTCTTGAGAATGCAATCAGAGACATCGGGAGGAACATGGCCAATGGCACTCTGATATCAATCGAATCCACCATTCCACCTGGAACCATGGACGGAATGGTCCTACCCATACTCGAGGAGGAGAGTGGCCTCAAAGCAGGGAAAGACTTCTTGCTAGTGCACTGTCCCGAGAGAGTCATGCCTGGGAGACTCCTGTTGAATATGAGTACCTATCAAAGAACGCTTGGAGGCCTTGATGAGGAATCGATCAAGAAGGCAAGGGCATATTATTCCCGCTTGGTAGATGCCGAAATTCACGAGACTGATATGCTGTCCGCTGAGATCACGAAGACCGTGGAGAATGCATACAGGGATGTGCAGATCGCTTTCGCGAACGAGATCGCCCTTGCTTGCGAAGAGTTGGGGGCTGATGCTTTTGAGATCCGGAAACTGGTCAACACATCTCCCTTCCGAGATATGCACTATCCAGGCTCAGGTGTTGGAGGCCACTGCATTCCAAAGGACCCATGGCTCCTGGTTTCATCCGTGTCCAAGGACACAACGGACCTCATCCCAGTAGCGAGAAAGATCAACGACATGATGCCCATCCATCTTGCGCAGCTTGCTAGAATAGCCATGGCGGAGGCAGGTGTCGACATCGAGGGGGCAAGGGTCACGATCCTTGGCCTGGGATTTCTCAAAGATTCCGGTGATACGCGTAACTCGCCGGCCAAGCCCATAATCGACGAGTTCATCGAGGATTCTGATGTGGTGGTCCACGACCCCTACGCGAATGAGGAGTATAGGGCTCCACTCACCAAGAAACTGGATGAAGCGCTGGATGGTTCAGACTGTGCCATCTTTGTTACCGATCACACCATATATGAGACACTGACCCTAGATTTCATATCCAGTAGGATGAGGACGAAAGTGATCGTGGACGGGCGCGATCTCTTCGATGCGGAGATGTGCGAAAATGCTGGATTCTACTACTCAGGTATCGGAAAAGGAAGAAAGAGTAAAAGGATCTCAAAAAGATGA